Below is a window of Lytechinus variegatus isolate NC3 chromosome 4, Lvar_3.0, whole genome shotgun sequence DNA.
TCTTTTTTAACCCCAAACAAAAAtgttccgtgttcgctcaagcaagaacaaaattaattcaaacagaatgagatattttctgaaaatcatcGCTAAAATCTTCCACAAATGAatttcataattccattttatttctaaTCGCTCAcagatattaaaaaataatacgcCACTAATTACCAGTAAATATGGTGTTTAAAGCAGCCACAGATTTAGCAAATTAACCTTTATAAGAGAATATTGACTATTAAAAAGTGCTCTTAATTCCCGGAGATAGATGTAGAAGGTATTACAAAACATTTCCAATTACCGGACATGATaataatttatgattatttttacaacGATTATACACACTATGATAATCTATTGAAATTAACTGTAAACTGCGAACACGTCATTTGTTGGGTGAAACGcacaataattttgaataagtaagtataaacatgaacaaataataataattttaatacgTACTTTCGAATGAGTGGCGTTATCAGCAAGCACCTCGGATAAATTTTCATGCATATCCTCTACTCGGCCTGCAGAGATAGCGATCCATGCTGATCTCAGAGTAGATGAGGAGCACATGAAGTCAGCCAGGTCCTCCAAGTATGCACATCATTtatgagaaaagataaaaaataaaatcgtaTCACACATACACGTAATCtatacttgaaaataaaattctgacatttaaagaaatatatactcTTTCAACTTGGAGAGCTTATGCTAAAGCTTAACACTAAACATCATGTACATCAGCCAAAAGGTAATCATTACAGATATGTCTTATCTAATGTTAAACCTCAGTAGCTCACTTCTAATGACAcaagtttatatatatatccaatatCCAGTTAACCATAATATTATTAAACTTACTTTCTGAGCTTTAGAAAAGGTAAACAAAtgtaacattttaataaaatcaccttttagctctacaaaaaatgatttaaaagtaatgataatttgGAAAAGCAAATTGCCTTACCCCAATATCATATAAATAGACAGCAAATGCAGAGAAAAGGGTAATCAAATACAGATTGTGGCCAaaaatgttattgtttatttttcttgggggtggcggctattttgaatttaggcccggcacacttttttctcgaaCGCGagataaaaaaagtaataatattgtcatttcatgttaaaatgcaataaaaggaataaaaaaaggttGGCGTATCGAAATGACAAAAATAGGACGTTTGGCCCAGGTATAGACCActcttaatattttattcactatTTCATCTGCAATTTTTAAGAACAAATTTTTCGTTAGAGTAAATTTGCCCTTTAAAATTTGACTGTTGCTATTCCTGTATGAATTGCTTTTGAAACTTTACTTACCACATTGCGATGattcatgatgaagatatgTCCCGCTACTGTGTGCGCCGGTATCTTCTTCTCCCCGATCTCAAGTATCTTTCTGGATGAAGTCGATAGATGATCTGCCACAGCTTTAGCCACTGTTTGGTCTTGACTCTCATATGCTGCATCAACAATGTAGTCATCATCGATACGCCTATATCTCGTTGATCGCGTTGTCGTTGATGCTATGAGACGAGTTATGATATCCCATCCGACCTCCTTCTGTTGGGCTGAGGTGAAGTACAGAAGCTCACGGAATTCACTTGCTTTTTTAATTATATCCTTCATCAACCCGTCGTACTCACTTCTGTTTGAGTTGTGAAGAGATGCCAGATACATCCCTGATAGATACTCCTGAAACAGCTTATGAGGGAACTGGACAGATGAGACTGCAGAATGAGAATGGTGTCTTCTGTCTCTCCGAGAGGGAGTTTGCGTTTGTTTAGTGAGTACTGCAACTTGGCAACCTGTATCCACAGAACCCGGCAATCTGTGAAATTCTTCTTCAGTGAACACCAGTCTCCTTTCATGGAGCCCCTGCAAGGCTAGGCAACCGATATTGGATAGATGACGTAGAATGTCCTTCCGTTTCTTATCCATTTCTCCATCAATATTACTAGCAGAGGAATCGAGCTTGGAAAGATAATGGTCTACTAAAAAGTGGATCATCTCATCAAACAGTTGGGAATACGTTTGCAACTTGAACATTGCACTTCGCCGTTCGCCGTCGAAGTCTTTCCACATGATGCAAAGCATTACTGTGTATATTGGGAATGGGGCCATGTTCTCTCTGATCACATCGTTGTTTGATATGAATCGATTCAAATCTTCAGCCAAAGTTGTGTCTGGATGGAAGAACTTAGTGATGTAGGCAGACAGATTTTTAGCAGAAAAACCTTCGACCGCAATGAAAGCATAGAGCTTTCTAAGCTCACTAATCTTCCGTATCTCATCTGATTTCCATCCTCTTGATGTAATTAGCACTCTCCCTGACTTGAACAGCCGATTTAAGATGATCAAGGCGATCTGGTTAGGGTTGTTTAGATCACCAGCTAACTCGTCTAGGCCGTCCAGAACAAGAAAGATGTCTTTCTGGTGGGAGAAGATATGCTTGTTTAGCTGCATGGCTGTAATCTCAATGTCGTCTGGGAGGTAAGACATTATTATCTCTCCAATAGTCTTATCACTTACGTCACGAAGAAGGACGAGAAGTACCAGTTTGAACTCTTGGTAGCCTGCTCCATGAATCCAGTCCCAAGCAATCTTTGCACAAAGAGTTGTCTTCCCCACACCTCCTTCACCTTCAACCAGCAACCGTTTAGGTAGAACTCCGTTGACTTTAGTCTTGAGCAAGTTATCGTAGAGTAGCGGTGCCTTTCTTGTTgtcttcttattttcttccatcAACATTAGGTTGGTGAAGATCTCATCAAACTTGAATAAAATGCCACTGTTCAGTGGATCTGCTTGAATCTGACAGTTGTGAATTGAATAATATTCTTTGACCGCTTTTATGACATTCTGGAATTCCTCTTCCGTCAGTGATGGTATGTGATCACCAACCTGACCTGTAGTAAGATAGAAAATAGCATGTCATTAAGACTAACTAACtaataaaatgtaattaaatatGTATACCCTACCTTTAGTTGATATTCCGTGTTATTTGTTAATAGTCCTTATGTTTTCTTGCTGCTGTTTTTAGCATACTTTCATGACTTTGGAAATACTTAATGTAAATTTCAGAATTATTTGAGTTTTACACTTCATTATGGCTAACAAACAAAATCAAGAAATACTTTTACACTCtcgtgataattttttttcaaattctatatcaatgaacatttttttatcagtatCGTCAtttgcattctcattttataaatatcatttacttttacgtatcatttatcattatcgaCTTTATTGTGTCCATCATCCTTCCTCAAACtctcattgttattattttaatttatataacattatcattactatattTTCTCTACATAGCAGTAGGATACGTGATGTTAATCACCGTTCAGTAAACTGTCGGCAAGCTGTACCAGTTTGATGTTTTTTAACTTGTTGGATAGTATCTCCCGTGCTTTATTATCTCGTACTGTCTTCAGCCACTCGCAAAGCATCTTATAGGTAGCTTGCATTATGTTCCCAATGTTATCTCTCTCAAACCGACTTAGTTGAGCCTCAGTGAATCCTAGAGCTAGCCCCACCTTCCTGAAGTCTGATGGATCCATACCGTCAGCAAGGAGATGTAACTCATGCTCAGTTAGATTCCTATGGGCATATTGtggagagaatgaatcagaatcGAGCTCCCACATTACCTTTTATATTTGTAGACTATATGTTCGGGAAAAGATTGGTATTATGAATATCCTTTAAAGTTTTTCATATAGATGCAATTAGTTTTTAcccatcaataataataaaatgattatatacactcagcaaaaaaaagttcttggacattTATAAAAGTTACAATATTCCATATAAATATTTggttaaaggcaaattattgtctGTCAACacgaccagacaatattcctcttccagtatgacatgacattttcatgtgaacagtcatgcatgatCCATCTCATTATGCATCTCATGATGCATCCCTGAGCATGTAATTCAAAGGATAACCACCTGTTGAAATTGTTGAATGTATGCCTACAGGATGGCCATGATCATTAGCATTTGAAcggtccatttcttgcaattttcttttactgacattgctattgtttaaagcatttaaccacccatgcatgattgttcacatgaaaatttcatgtcatactggaagaggaatattgtctggtcatgctcatatacaataatttgcctttgaTCAAATATCGATATGGAATATTTtgacttttataagtgtccaagaattTTTTTGAGTGTATGATGCAAAAGCTGGACTGTTGCAGCTTGAGGCTGAACAAGTCGTTAAAAGCAGTATTTGCGTAATCAAGCGACGCACTCGATTTCCGTCAAATGTCATTGGACTGTACAAGAATATAATCATCCAATGTTGAAAATAGGAATTAATTTGTTACACTGTCACATTAAGGAACTTAATTCAATTTGCTTACTTGGTATTTGGACCCGGGTTAGACTCAACGTCACCAGACCGCAGTAGGAGCACGTTGGTTATATGACAAGAGTATCTCCTTTTGATTACATCACCATGAGATGGGGGCGATCTGTCATGTCTACTGACTGGAGAGATTGGTGTTTCATGATACTCTGCGACCTTTTGATTACGAAGGGAGTAACATAGAGGGAAAACATAAAGACAACAGTAatacacaatttacattgaaaacTGTTCTTTGTAGTTctattaaattcaaatctttccGACTCTCTTTTTTGCAGATGTTAGACCCAACATACGCATTACTTAACATTACATGACGGTTTATTTGAGTGTTTGTGTCAAAATCACCATTAATAATATCTTGAATTATCTTTAGAATACAATTTCCAAACTAAATTAATTGTTTTACAGGTATATTATTAGGTATGCTTAACTCATACTATTAGAAGTTGCTATAATATTCGCCAGACACCctctttctttactttttgcTAGATATATCTCGGTAggtaatattaaaaaaacagctACCTTTCGGATGGCTTTGATTGTTGTTTTTCGTATTATCCTGATAACATTGTGTTCCTAATTATTCTAAGTGAGACAAAAGTAGTTCTAGTCAAGAAATAGATTTTACATATCGCACCTACCCTGGTACAAGATGATATGTTTTCAGCGTTGCCTAGTAGATTCATTATAGATCTAGGCGGAGATTCGTAATCTGTTCCCGACGGTAAAGGGTTTGATGTCTCCTCGTCATGTTTGCTGTCATCCTGATCACCAGTGATGGCTCTAGCTACATGTAACTGTGGGGTTGAATCCGATAAGCAGTCTGGTTGGTCTGGTTTACTAATTTGACGTGATGCGTGAGGAATGGTTATATATCTCATGTCCAACTCGTCCTCGTCACAAGGGTTGGTAGGTTTAGCGTCAGAAGGATCCGGTACAGGATTGGATTCTTTGTCTGTGGAACAAGTTGAAAGCGTGCGGTGAGCAGCGCACAGAgatccataataataataatacactctaaaaacgaagagctaatttaTCTCTTAAAGAACGTGTATAgcgactgcacttcggagtgctgatttttctcgttctgaattttgaactagacaaataagCACTCCGTGGTACAGTCACTATACACACtgtttaagagctaaattagctatttgttttttagagtgtaacactaataataatgataatcataccTATCATAATACCAGCATTCTTAAATTATATACTTTATATAGCACATATCACCTTGATCACTgtcaaatgcgtccctatgcgattttagaacaaaacaaataaagcaaaGAAAATTTGCTGGACATCATGGCACTATTAAAAActcaatatttttcttcttaattaagtatgttttttttcaaatggatTTCATCTTGGGTGTAGAAGAGTTCTAAAGATAATTATGATGGGGTGGTATTATAAGGTGAAGGGGCAGCATGGGCAAAGAATCGCCTTCTATAACGTGATCTGAGCAATAGTATAAATTATTCAGACGATCATTTTAAGCTGGTCTAAGATTGTGAGCTGGTATATACTTCAGTAAACAATTAAAGAGATGCTCCGGGTTGAggatatttaaaggacaagtccaccccaactaaaaattgatatgaataaaaatagaaaaattcaacaagcataacactgaaaatttcatcaaaatcggatgtaaaataagaaagttatcc
It encodes the following:
- the LOC121414172 gene encoding uncharacterized protein LOC121414172 produces the protein MRPLFINGTCMFSYDMQSPDVTMPVSLSVWRVRIGTYLGKYRHDPEKETEQSNENGNANSKKPSCNGSSKDENSQNVNKSSQQPTSSDVVDLKTSQTESPTNIDSTKVNVDSQTLSTSAIPGCAAVNGSSCDIKSPDKESNPVPDPSDAKPTNPCDEDELDMRYITIPHASRQISKPDQPDCLSDSTPQLHVARAITGDQDDSKHDEETSNPLPSGTDYESPPRSIMNLLGNAENISSCTRVAEYHETPISPVSRHDRSPPSHGDVIKRRYSCHITNVLLLRSGDVESNPGPNTKNLTEHELHLLADGMDPSDFRKVGLALGFTEAQLSRFERDNIGNIMQATYKMLCEWLKTVRDNKAREILSNKLKNIKLVQLADSLLNGQVGDHIPSLTEEEFQNVIKAVKEYYSIHNCQIQADPLNSGILFKFDEIFTNLMLMEENKKTTRKAPLLYDNLLKTKVNGVLPKRLLVEGEGGVGKTTLCAKIAWDWIHGAGYQEFKLVLLVLLRDVSDKTIGEIIMSYLPDDIEITAMQLNKHIFSHQKDIFLVLDGLDELAGDLNNPNQIALIILNRLFKSGRVLITSRGWKSDEIRKISELRKLYAFIAVEGFSAKNLSAYITKFFHPDTTLAEDLNRFISNNDVIRENMAPFPIYTVMLCIMWKDFDGERRSAMFKLQTYSQLFDEMIHFLVDHYLSKLDSSASNIDGEMDKKRKDILRHLSNIGCLALQGLHERRLVFTEEEFHRLPGSVDTGCQVAVLTKQTQTPSRRDRRHHSHSAVSSVQFPHKLFQEYLSGMYLASLHNSNRSEYDGLMKDIIKKASEFRELLYFTSAQQKEVGWDIITRLIASTTTRSTRYRRIDDDYIVDAAYESQDQTVAKAVADHLSTSSRKILEIGEKKIPAHTVAGHIFIMNHRNVDLADFMCSSSTLRSAWIAISAGRVEDMHENLSEVLADNATHSKIEDLHIIRIDLSQHLSASRDLAQFICKMPHLRELRLGDKYKNASPSLHEEFYSTLSSLASSAKVYFHLIFVF